A region from the Lentimonas sp. CC4 genome encodes:
- a CDS encoding STAS domain-containing protein: MSEPTQPTFLVSAYSDPVVVQINGKANYLNCNTFREFIEKMVGEGKSHIVLDFENCKGMDSTFLGILAGTALELRKQTPPGVLIICKLGERNHELVCNLGLQNLLTIGEDLANCSGDAAEAQFSALKNVEVSDAKNVLNAHENLVKADTENAAKFQDVIAFLKNQVEADETE, encoded by the coding sequence ATGAGTGAGCCCACCCAGCCTACCTTCCTAGTCAGCGCTTACTCTGATCCCGTCGTGGTTCAGATTAACGGTAAGGCGAACTATCTGAACTGTAACACGTTTCGAGAGTTCATCGAAAAAATGGTCGGCGAAGGCAAGAGCCACATTGTGCTCGACTTCGAGAACTGCAAGGGGATGGATAGCACCTTCCTCGGCATTCTTGCGGGCACGGCGCTTGAATTACGCAAGCAGACACCTCCGGGCGTATTAATCATCTGCAAGCTCGGAGAGCGCAACCATGAGCTGGTCTGCAACCTCGGCCTGCAAAACCTCCTCACCATCGGCGAGGATCTTGCAAACTGCTCAGGTGATGCGGCCGAAGCTCAATTCTCCGCACTTAAAAACGTGGAAGTCTCTGACGCCAAGAATGTGCTCAACGCTCACGAAAATTTAGTGAAGGCCGACACGGAAAACGCCGCTAAATTTCAAGACGTCATCGCTTTCCTTAAAAATCAGGTCGAGGCCGACGAAACAGAGTGA
- a CDS encoding cytochrome ubiquinol oxidase subunit I, giving the protein MDEFLLSRIQFAANISFHILFPTITIALGWLLLFFKLRYRRTRDAKWMELYFYFTKVFALTFSLGVVTGVTMSFQFGTNWPGYMNTVGNIAGPLLAYEVLTAFFLEATFLGVMLYGFRRVPSWFHTLSTFLVAGGTTLSAFWILALNSWMQTPAGHVMIDGVAHAENWWQIVFNPSMPYRLIHTLLGSGLTVAFLAAGLLAYRCIKGDQRPAVKAGLTCSIVLAAVLAPLQGLVGDLHGTNTRDYQPQKLAAMEALWESGDGVPLALFALPDEEARENHMEIAVPKLGSLIITRDPNGHVRGLNEFIGEHPPVAPVFWSFRVMVGVGTVMIGVAFVGAFYLWKKPALPQWYLKVLLGMTFSGWVGTIAGWYVSEIGRQPWLVQGILKSKDAVADLPPSHVALTLTAYLVTYVVLFFAYIGSLFYLARKEIATEPKELV; this is encoded by the coding sequence ATGGACGAATTTTTACTTTCTCGCATACAATTTGCGGCCAATATCTCTTTTCACATCCTGTTTCCGACGATCACGATCGCTCTAGGTTGGTTGTTGTTATTCTTTAAGCTGCGCTACCGCCGCACGCGTGATGCGAAGTGGATGGAGCTGTATTTCTACTTTACCAAGGTCTTTGCGTTGACCTTTAGTCTCGGGGTGGTGACAGGCGTGACGATGTCGTTTCAGTTTGGCACGAATTGGCCCGGGTATATGAATACCGTGGGTAACATTGCGGGGCCGCTGCTAGCTTACGAGGTGCTTACGGCATTTTTCCTCGAAGCGACGTTTTTGGGAGTGATGCTTTACGGCTTCCGCAGGGTGCCGAGCTGGTTCCATACGCTATCTACGTTTTTGGTGGCGGGGGGCACGACCTTGTCGGCATTTTGGATTCTGGCCCTCAATAGTTGGATGCAGACACCGGCGGGTCATGTGATGATCGATGGTGTGGCGCACGCTGAGAATTGGTGGCAAATCGTGTTTAACCCGTCGATGCCATATCGACTCATACATACATTGCTCGGCTCAGGATTAACGGTCGCTTTTCTAGCTGCTGGCTTGTTGGCGTATCGCTGTATCAAAGGTGATCAACGCCCTGCAGTGAAAGCTGGGTTGACTTGTAGTATCGTCTTGGCGGCAGTGCTGGCTCCTTTACAAGGACTCGTTGGTGATTTACACGGCACGAATACGCGTGACTATCAGCCACAGAAGCTGGCAGCAATGGAGGCGTTGTGGGAAAGTGGTGATGGGGTGCCGTTGGCGCTCTTTGCGTTGCCCGATGAAGAGGCACGTGAAAATCACATGGAGATCGCCGTGCCGAAGCTCGGTAGTCTGATTATTACGCGTGACCCGAATGGACATGTGCGTGGGTTGAATGAATTTATTGGCGAACATCCGCCCGTGGCTCCGGTGTTTTGGAGCTTTCGTGTGATGGTCGGGGTAGGCACCGTCATGATCGGCGTGGCTTTTGTTGGAGCATTTTACCTGTGGAAAAAGCCCGCACTGCCGCAGTGGTATTTAAAAGTGCTGTTGGGCATGACGTTTTCCGGCTGGGTCGGAACGATCGCGGGCTGGTATGTGAGTGAGATCGGACGTCAGCCGTGGTTGGTGCAGGGGATCTTGAAATCCAAAGATGCGGTGGCCGATCTGCCGCCCTCGCATGTGGCGCTCACGCTCACCGCTTATTTGGTGACTTACGTGGTATTATTTTTTGCCTACATTGGCTCTCTCTTTTACTTGGCGAGAAAGGAAATCGCGACTGAACCTAAGGAGCTTGTTTAA
- a CDS encoding adenylyltransferase/cytidyltransferase family protein, protein MKKIFISGCYDILHAGHIQFFREARALGDHLTVCFASDAVLWEHKKRRTSIPQDHKLALMTALEVIDQVVVGDCEDLGLDFKDHFLKIRPDILAVTDDDQYADAKKALCAQVGAKYIVLPKTPPQFTPVSSSSIVRNIRTPAESPLRVDFAGGWLDVPRHAREGAYIVNCAISPMVSLNEWSYEIKSGLGGSGAWALLNGNDGVESELNLGVGWQDPAIIRETGLCAWRSGARPKLDFKRNGDFLRGHMALHYTDIPHDTPGNADNDRDYDLIERAAATARDAIFAGSIPKLGEAVSMSYEAQLKEGMRELAEADGCIGRKYCGGGWGGYALYLFADSADRDTFVASANCNRAIEPYITIR, encoded by the coding sequence ATGAAGAAGATTTTTATTTCCGGCTGCTACGACATTCTCCACGCAGGCCACATCCAGTTTTTCCGTGAAGCCAGAGCGCTGGGCGACCACCTGACCGTCTGCTTTGCATCCGACGCCGTCCTCTGGGAGCACAAGAAACGCCGCACCTCGATTCCACAGGATCACAAGCTCGCTCTAATGACCGCACTCGAAGTGATCGACCAAGTGGTCGTCGGCGATTGCGAAGACCTCGGCCTCGACTTCAAAGACCACTTTCTAAAGATCCGTCCAGACATCTTGGCCGTCACGGACGACGATCAATATGCCGACGCCAAAAAAGCACTCTGTGCCCAAGTCGGTGCCAAATACATCGTCCTCCCGAAGACACCGCCACAGTTCACACCCGTTTCCTCCAGCTCAATCGTGCGCAATATCCGCACTCCTGCCGAATCACCATTGCGCGTTGATTTCGCAGGCGGTTGGCTCGACGTGCCACGTCACGCACGCGAAGGTGCTTACATCGTCAATTGCGCGATCTCGCCAATGGTCTCACTCAATGAGTGGAGCTACGAGATCAAGTCTGGCCTCGGCGGCAGCGGTGCTTGGGCATTGCTCAACGGCAACGACGGCGTGGAAAGCGAGCTCAATCTGGGCGTAGGCTGGCAGGATCCTGCCATCATTCGCGAAACTGGCCTATGCGCATGGCGCAGCGGCGCACGGCCCAAACTAGACTTTAAGCGTAACGGCGACTTCCTCCGTGGCCACATGGCGCTGCACTACACCGACATTCCGCACGACACACCTGGCAATGCCGACAACGACCGCGACTACGACCTAATCGAGCGAGCAGCTGCCACCGCTAGAGACGCCATCTTCGCAGGTAGCATCCCCAAGCTCGGCGAAGCCGTCAGCATGAGCTACGAGGCACAACTCAAAGAAGGCATGCGCGAACTCGCTGAAGCAGACGGCTGCATCGGCCGAAAATACTGCGGCGGCGGTTGGGGCGGCTACGCGCTCTACCTCTTTGCAGACAGCGCGGATCGCGACACATTTGTCGCATCTGCGAACTGCAACCGCGCAATTGAGCCTTACATCACCATTCGATAG
- the tyrS gene encoding tyrosine--tRNA ligase gives MSLIETIRTNTDTVIGDTELEDRLHGNRPLRVKLGVDPTRPDLTFGHLVVFNKLRQFQDLGHEAVLIIGDFTTLIGDPSGRSDTRPVLTKDEIMSNADTYLEQAFKILDEDKTTVVYNSEWFDKMGFEDCLKLARKMTVARMLERDDFAKRYKGNAPISIIEFLYPLIQGYDSLVLNADVEIGGTDQLFNMLVGRALQKDAGKQEQAVITMPLLVGLDGSKKMSKSADNYIAFTDSPKEMFGKIMSISDETMWTYYQLLLESSEDKIEKLKAGHPMLAKKHLASALVGQFHSMDAGKHELEQFEKVFSKNKLPDDMPTFTWSDMLGDAESAPLFEVMAQSELFESKGAIRRLVQQGGVKIDTVKQEDPNKEITRPDNEMIFQAGKRVFFKLLA, from the coding sequence ATGAGCCTGATCGAAACCATCCGCACAAATACTGACACTGTTATCGGTGACACCGAACTGGAGGATCGCCTCCACGGCAATCGCCCGTTGCGCGTCAAACTCGGCGTCGATCCGACACGCCCTGACCTGACCTTCGGGCACCTCGTCGTCTTTAACAAGCTACGCCAGTTCCAAGACCTCGGCCACGAGGCAGTGCTGATTATCGGCGACTTCACCACTTTGATCGGTGACCCTTCTGGCCGCTCCGACACGCGCCCCGTCCTCACTAAGGACGAGATCATGAGCAACGCGGATACTTACCTCGAACAGGCGTTCAAGATCCTCGACGAAGACAAGACCACCGTCGTTTACAACAGCGAGTGGTTCGATAAGATGGGCTTCGAGGACTGCCTCAAGCTGGCTCGCAAGATGACTGTCGCTCGCATGTTAGAGCGCGACGACTTTGCGAAGCGCTACAAAGGCAATGCCCCGATCTCGATCATCGAATTCCTCTACCCACTCATTCAGGGTTACGACTCGCTCGTGCTCAATGCCGACGTCGAAATCGGCGGCACCGACCAACTCTTTAACATGCTCGTCGGCCGCGCCCTGCAGAAGGACGCTGGCAAACAAGAGCAAGCCGTCATCACGATGCCACTCCTCGTCGGCCTCGACGGCAGCAAGAAGATGTCCAAGAGCGCGGATAACTACATCGCGTTCACCGACTCCCCTAAGGAAATGTTCGGTAAGATCATGTCGATCAGCGATGAGACGATGTGGACTTACTACCAGTTGCTCTTGGAGAGCAGCGAAGACAAGATCGAGAAGCTCAAGGCAGGCCACCCGATGCTGGCCAAGAAGCACCTCGCATCCGCCTTGGTTGGACAGTTCCACTCAATGGACGCTGGCAAACACGAGCTCGAGCAATTCGAGAAAGTCTTCTCCAAGAACAAATTACCCGACGACATGCCGACCTTCACATGGAGCGACATGCTCGGTGATGCCGAGAGCGCACCGCTCTTCGAGGTGATGGCACAATCTGAACTCTTTGAGAGTAAAGGCGCGATTCGTCGCCTCGTCCAACAAGGCGGCGTCAAGATCGACACCGTCAAACAAGAAGATCCAAACAAGGAAATCACTCGACCAGACAACGAAATGATCTTCCAAGCCGGCAAGCGCGTGTTCTTCAAACTACTCGCATAA
- a CDS encoding GAF domain-containing SpoIIE family protein phosphatase, protein MSFFLGLLVGLFGMWLLHTGRRRHIKIIEDEKQLLQQEKQIVVEFMHNMVEAVAEGSDRAAMFQRIIHAAILSTGAMSACIFEKREDDTLKGIAVEGLFPPQRKLPEGISAKLATRAQFLENILKSESFKMGEGLIGQAAKSKRAQLIVDATNDPRVIQHSDPALQVRSIIIAPVLFQGELIAVLAVANPADDLAFTDTDFSLVESLAEQVGLAVHNSDAMQLQIEKNKLDLDIELASNIQGLLLPSKFPASDKIEFSAHYTPAQKIGGDLYDVFAIDDNRIGVAIADVSGKGISASILMAICQTNLRHVSRQLDSPAEVLIEINSQMQSSMRRDMFITIVYAIIDQAKQEITFARAGHELPFVYRHASDGTESVEAVQSQGMALGMVPPEIFDLTIKDKTVPFGKDDALLLYTDGVTESVNASGDEYSGERLIETLKAHGNSNAQSILNHVMDSVHRFSGDEGQPDDLTLIAIKHS, encoded by the coding sequence ATGTCATTTTTTCTTGGATTACTCGTAGGATTATTTGGCATGTGGCTGCTCCACACGGGCAGACGCAGACACATCAAGATCATCGAAGATGAAAAGCAGCTCCTCCAGCAGGAGAAGCAGATTGTCGTCGAGTTCATGCACAACATGGTCGAGGCCGTCGCCGAAGGAAGCGACCGTGCAGCCATGTTTCAGCGCATCATCCACGCCGCCATCCTGAGCACTGGCGCAATGAGTGCCTGTATCTTTGAAAAACGCGAGGATGATACGCTCAAGGGCATCGCCGTCGAAGGACTCTTTCCCCCGCAACGCAAACTACCAGAAGGCATCAGCGCCAAACTCGCAACTCGCGCCCAGTTTCTCGAAAACATCCTAAAATCAGAATCCTTCAAAATGGGCGAAGGCTTAATCGGCCAAGCAGCGAAGTCCAAACGCGCACAGCTCATCGTCGATGCGACAAACGACCCACGCGTCATTCAACACAGCGATCCTGCACTTCAAGTGCGTTCGATCATCATCGCGCCCGTTCTCTTTCAAGGGGAACTCATCGCCGTGCTCGCCGTTGCCAATCCAGCCGACGATCTCGCATTTACCGATACCGATTTCTCTCTAGTCGAATCCTTGGCAGAACAAGTCGGACTCGCAGTGCATAATAGCGATGCCATGCAGCTACAGATCGAGAAGAACAAGCTCGATCTCGACATCGAACTGGCCAGCAACATTCAAGGGCTCCTCCTCCCGAGTAAATTCCCCGCATCCGATAAAATCGAATTTTCCGCGCACTATACACCCGCGCAAAAGATCGGCGGCGACCTCTACGACGTCTTTGCAATCGATGACAATCGTATCGGAGTCGCCATCGCCGACGTGTCTGGAAAAGGCATCTCAGCCTCCATCCTGATGGCAATTTGCCAGACGAACCTACGCCACGTTTCGCGCCAACTCGACTCCCCCGCAGAAGTGCTCATAGAGATCAACTCGCAGATGCAAAGCTCCATGCGGCGCGATATGTTTATCACTATCGTCTATGCGATCATTGATCAGGCCAAGCAGGAGATCACCTTCGCCCGCGCGGGGCATGAGCTCCCCTTCGTCTACCGCCACGCCAGCGATGGCACCGAGAGCGTCGAAGCCGTTCAATCGCAAGGCATGGCACTCGGCATGGTGCCACCCGAAATCTTCGACCTCACGATCAAAGATAAAACCGTCCCGTTCGGCAAAGACGACGCCCTACTGCTCTACACCGACGGCGTCACCGAAAGCGTGAACGCCAGCGGCGACGAATACTCCGGCGAACGTCTCATCGAGACACTCAAGGCACACGGCAATAGCAACGCACAATCCATCCTCAATCACGTCATGGATAGTGTGCACCGCTTCTCCGGCGACGAAGGCCAGCCCGACGACCTCACGCTCATCGCGATTAAGCACAGCTGA
- a CDS encoding cytochrome d ubiquinol oxidase subunit II, with the protein MSLEIFQNGEWLPFVFAFLIGLAMLLYAVLDGYDLGVGLLSRSVEREERDRMIASIGPFWDANETWLVLGVGLLLVAFPVAHGVVLTNLYLPVAVMMIGLIFRGVSFDFRKKVAPEGQQRWNRNFFLGSLVVALSQGYMVGRYIIGFQEGLSGYLFSVFFALLVVAGYTLMGACWLILKTEGALQVKAVGWARRAIWVMVLGALLSSLTAPFVATRIYDRMFAFPEVTLLLAMPLISIMLTLLMHFILGILPLEKDRLAWMPFAISIAIFVLGFLGLVYSFYPYIIPGHLLIVEAAAAPESLMVILIGTAIVLPFLIGYTALAYWIFRGKATDLRYD; encoded by the coding sequence ATGAGTTTGGAAATTTTTCAAAACGGCGAGTGGTTGCCCTTCGTCTTCGCATTTCTAATTGGCCTCGCGATGTTGCTGTATGCGGTGCTCGACGGCTATGACCTGGGGGTTGGGTTGCTGTCGCGTAGCGTGGAGCGCGAGGAGCGTGATCGGATGATTGCTTCCATCGGCCCGTTCTGGGATGCGAATGAGACCTGGCTGGTGTTGGGTGTTGGTTTGCTGTTGGTCGCCTTTCCTGTGGCGCACGGTGTGGTGCTAACGAATCTGTATCTGCCCGTGGCGGTGATGATGATCGGACTGATTTTTCGTGGCGTCTCCTTTGACTTTCGCAAGAAGGTGGCGCCTGAGGGCCAACAGCGTTGGAACCGAAACTTTTTCCTCGGCTCGCTGGTCGTGGCCTTGAGTCAGGGCTACATGGTCGGGCGCTATATTATCGGTTTTCAAGAAGGTCTGAGCGGTTACCTCTTTTCGGTGTTCTTCGCGTTGCTCGTGGTTGCAGGGTATACGCTGATGGGGGCGTGTTGGTTGATTCTGAAAACCGAAGGCGCGTTGCAGGTTAAAGCCGTGGGCTGGGCGCGTCGGGCGATTTGGGTGATGGTGCTCGGAGCCTTGCTCAGTAGTTTGACTGCGCCGTTTGTCGCGACGCGCATTTACGATCGGATGTTTGCCTTTCCCGAGGTGACGCTACTGCTGGCGATGCCGTTGATCTCGATCATGCTGACCTTGCTAATGCACTTCATTCTCGGGATCTTACCGTTGGAAAAGGATCGGCTCGCTTGGATGCCATTCGCGATTTCGATTGCGATCTTCGTGCTCGGATTCCTGGGGCTGGTTTACAGCTTTTATCCGTATATCATTCCCGGGCATTTGCTGATTGTGGAAGCCGCCGCCGCGCCGGAGTCATTGATGGTGATTCTGATCGGCACCGCGATTGTGCTGCCATTTTTGATCGGTTATACGGCGCTGGCCTACTGGATCTTTCGTGGCAAGGCGACGGATCTGAGATATGATTGA
- a CDS encoding redoxin domain-containing protein, with amino-acid sequence MALATGTKAPAFTLKTKNADGLQDVSLSDNLGKKKTVLLFFPLAFTSVCMKEMCDVSSSLSAYSDLNAAVYGISVDSPFAQEEMAKVDGLQFPLLSDFNKDVSAAYDVLYADLLGFKGVSKRSAFVIDEDGVIIYSESAEDPHDLPNFDAIQTALKS; translated from the coding sequence ATGGCACTAGCAACCGGAACCAAAGCACCCGCATTCACTCTCAAAACTAAAAACGCAGACGGCCTACAGGACGTCTCCCTGAGCGACAACCTCGGTAAAAAGAAGACAGTCCTGCTGTTCTTCCCGCTCGCATTCACCAGTGTCTGCATGAAAGAAATGTGCGACGTGAGCAGCAGCCTCTCCGCCTATTCTGATCTCAACGCAGCAGTATACGGCATCTCCGTCGACAGCCCTTTTGCTCAAGAAGAGATGGCAAAAGTCGACGGCCTCCAATTCCCACTACTCAGCGACTTCAATAAAGACGTGTCGGCAGCATACGACGTGCTCTATGCAGATCTTCTCGGCTTCAAGGGCGTCTCGAAGCGTTCCGCCTTCGTGATCGATGAAGACGGCGTCATCATCTACAGCGAATCCGCTGAAGATCCACACGATCTGCCAAATTTCGACGCAATCCAGACCGCACTCAAAAGCTAA
- a CDS encoding bifunctional aconitate hydratase 2/2-methylisocitrate dehydratase → MNTYTDYLKEIEERKGEGLAPKPIDDGVLLAEIIEQIKDTANEHRKESLNFFIYNTLPGTTSAAVVKADFLKAIILGESVVAEITPTYAFELLSHMKGGRSIEVLLDLALGDDAALASEAAAVLKTQVFLYEADTDRLEAAYKAGNAIAKDLLESYAAAEFFTKLPEVEETIEVVTYIAGEGDISTDLLSPGNQAHSRSDRELHGKCMISEQAQIEIQGLQAQHPDKRVMLIAEKGTMGVGSSRMSGVNNVALWTGKPGSPYIPFVNIAPIIAGTNGISPIFLTTVSVTGGIGIDLKNWVKQLDADGNPVKDENGDPVLEQAYSVATGTVLTINTKDKKLYNGDQELVDISASLTPQKVEFIKARGSYAIVFGKKLQTFAAETLGVALAPVFAPSKEITHAGQGLTAVEKIFNKNAVGVTEGKVLYAGSDIRVKANIVGSQDTTGLMTSQELEAMAATVISPTVDAGYQSGCHTASVWDKKAQANIPRLMQFMHKFGLITARDPKGQYHAMTDVIHKVLNDLTVDEWAIIIGGDSHTRMSKGVAFGADSGTVALALATGEATMPIPESVKVTFKGDLQDHMDFRDVVHATQIQMLKKFGDNVFQGRVIEVHIGTLPADQAFTFTDWTAEMKAKASICISQDETLIESLEIAKGRIQIMIKKGMDNEKQVLQGLVNIADQRIADIRSGAKPALMPDANAKYSAEFVVDLNEIVEPMIADPDVNNDDVSKRYTHDAIRELSYYKGEKAVDLGFVGSCMVHKGDLKIVSQMLKNLEAEQGKVEFKAPLVVAAPTYNIIDELKAEGDWEMLQKYSGFEFDDDAPKGASRTEYENMMYLERPGCNLCMGNQEKAAKGDTVMATSTRLFQGRVVEDSERKKGESLLASTPVVVLSAILGRIPNMDEYKVAVEGINLTKFAPPTGVLTR, encoded by the coding sequence ATGAATACCTATACTGACTATTTGAAGGAGATCGAAGAACGTAAAGGCGAAGGGTTAGCCCCTAAGCCAATCGATGATGGCGTCTTATTGGCTGAAATCATTGAGCAGATTAAAGATACTGCGAACGAACATCGTAAGGAGTCACTTAACTTCTTTATTTACAATACCTTGCCGGGCACGACGAGTGCGGCTGTCGTGAAGGCAGACTTTTTGAAAGCGATCATTCTCGGCGAGTCGGTCGTCGCAGAAATTACGCCCACCTATGCCTTTGAGCTGTTATCTCACATGAAGGGCGGCCGTTCGATTGAGGTGCTCCTTGATTTGGCCCTGGGCGATGACGCGGCTCTCGCAAGCGAGGCTGCTGCGGTTCTTAAGACACAAGTTTTTCTGTATGAAGCCGATACCGATCGCCTTGAAGCGGCTTACAAAGCTGGCAACGCAATCGCGAAGGATCTCCTTGAGAGTTATGCTGCGGCTGAGTTCTTCACAAAGCTTCCAGAAGTGGAAGAAACGATCGAGGTCGTCACTTATATCGCTGGCGAAGGTGATATCTCCACTGACTTGTTGTCTCCAGGCAATCAAGCGCACTCACGCTCTGACCGCGAACTACACGGCAAGTGCATGATCTCTGAACAGGCGCAAATCGAGATCCAAGGTCTGCAAGCGCAGCATCCTGACAAGCGTGTGATGCTGATCGCGGAAAAGGGCACGATGGGCGTGGGCTCTTCTCGTATGTCGGGTGTCAACAATGTGGCGCTCTGGACTGGTAAGCCCGGCAGTCCCTACATCCCATTTGTGAATATTGCTCCGATTATTGCGGGCACCAATGGTATCTCTCCAATCTTTTTGACGACCGTCAGTGTGACTGGCGGTATCGGAATTGATTTGAAGAACTGGGTGAAGCAGCTCGATGCAGACGGTAACCCAGTCAAGGACGAGAATGGTGACCCTGTGCTAGAGCAGGCCTATTCGGTCGCGACTGGCACGGTGTTGACGATTAACACAAAGGATAAGAAACTTTATAATGGCGACCAAGAGTTGGTGGATATCTCTGCTTCGCTCACGCCTCAAAAAGTCGAATTCATCAAGGCGCGCGGTTCCTATGCAATTGTCTTCGGCAAAAAGCTCCAGACCTTTGCCGCTGAAACATTGGGGGTTGCTTTGGCGCCAGTCTTTGCTCCTTCCAAAGAGATCACACATGCAGGCCAAGGCCTCACTGCCGTTGAAAAGATCTTTAATAAGAACGCTGTTGGCGTGACAGAGGGCAAAGTGCTCTACGCTGGCTCTGATATTCGCGTAAAGGCGAACATTGTGGGGTCGCAGGACACCACTGGTTTGATGACTTCTCAGGAGTTGGAAGCGATGGCGGCAACCGTCATCTCGCCAACGGTGGATGCAGGTTACCAGTCTGGTTGCCACACGGCGTCTGTTTGGGATAAGAAGGCGCAGGCGAACATTCCACGCCTCATGCAGTTCATGCACAAGTTCGGCCTCATCACCGCGCGTGATCCGAAGGGTCAATACCATGCGATGACCGACGTGATCCACAAGGTCTTGAACGACCTGACAGTGGATGAATGGGCGATCATCATTGGTGGTGACTCACACACTCGTATGTCGAAGGGCGTAGCTTTTGGCGCGGATTCTGGCACTGTAGCGCTCGCACTTGCGACCGGTGAGGCGACGATGCCGATTCCTGAATCGGTCAAGGTCACTTTTAAGGGCGACTTGCAAGATCACATGGATTTCCGTGATGTGGTGCATGCGACACAGATTCAAATGCTCAAGAAATTCGGCGACAATGTCTTCCAAGGCCGCGTGATCGAAGTGCACATCGGCACCCTTCCTGCCGACCAAGCATTCACCTTTACTGACTGGACTGCGGAAATGAAGGCGAAGGCTTCCATCTGCATCTCTCAGGATGAGACGCTGATTGAGTCTCTGGAAATCGCGAAAGGCCGTATCCAGATCATGATCAAGAAGGGCATGGACAACGAGAAGCAGGTGCTTCAAGGCTTGGTCAATATTGCGGATCAACGCATTGCGGATATCCGTTCAGGTGCGAAGCCAGCGCTGATGCCAGATGCGAATGCGAAGTATTCTGCGGAATTCGTCGTCGATCTGAACGAAATCGTCGAGCCGATGATCGCTGATCCGGATGTGAACAACGATGATGTTTCCAAGCGCTATACGCACGATGCGATTCGTGAACTCTCTTACTATAAGGGAGAGAAGGCCGTGGATCTTGGATTTGTTGGTTCCTGCATGGTGCACAAGGGCGACCTTAAGATTGTCTCTCAGATGCTCAAGAACCTCGAAGCCGAACAAGGTAAGGTTGAATTCAAGGCACCGCTCGTCGTCGCCGCGCCGACTTATAACATCATTGATGAGCTAAAGGCTGAAGGTGATTGGGAAATGTTGCAGAAATATTCTGGTTTCGAATTCGATGATGATGCACCAAAGGGCGCCTCACGCACCGAATACGAAAACATGATGTATCTCGAGCGTCCTGGCTGTAACCTCTGTATGGGTAACCAAGAGAAGGCTGCTAAGGGTGATACTGTGATGGCGACTTCGACACGCCTGTTCCAAGGTCGCGTGGTAGAAGACTCCGAGCGTAAGAAGGGTGAGTCCTTGCTCGCTTCGACACCAGTGGTCGTCCTCTCTGCAATCCTTGGACGCATCCCGAACATGGATGAATACAAGGTAGCAGTCGAAGGCATCAACCTGACGAAGTTCGCTCCGCCGACAGGTGTGTTGACACGCTAG